Genomic DNA from Candidozyma auris chromosome 1, complete sequence:
GTACACCTCAGAGCCGTATCTCATGGCCTCTGAGAAGGAAGGAGCGCCAGATGGGACGATCATGAACTCCTGGAAGGCcaaagcaccaccagcgTGAGAACCACCGTTCAACACGTTCTGGAAAGGAACTGGCAACACGTACTTGTCCTGCTTGGTGCCAGCAACGTCAGCCAAGTGCTTGTACAAAGAGACACCTTTCtcagcggcagcagccttggcagcagccaaagagacACCCAAGATGGCGTTGGCACCcaacttggacttgttAGGAGTGCCGTccaaagagttcaagaactcGTCAACCTTGGCCTGGTTGGTGATGTCCAAGTTCTCCTTGATAAAGGCTGGAGCAATCACGTCGTTGACGTTGGCTACGGCCTTGGTGACACCCTTGCCCAACCACTTGGACTTGTCGCCGTCTCTCAACTCCAAGGCCTCGTGGACACCGGTGGAGGCGCCCGAGGGCACAATGGCTCTGAAAAGACCCTTGTCGGTGATCAAGTCAACCTCGACGGTAGGGTTACCTCTGGAGTCGTAGACGGAACGAGCATGAATTTTAGTGACGGCCATGATGAAAATTAAGTTTGGATAgggaggagaaaaaaaaaaaggcccCTGGGGCGTGCGCACCTGTGGTATTTATACAGCAAGCTGTTCCAACGGTGGACCACACCTGGCCGCTTTTTCCACAGGCAGGAGGACACCTCAGGAGACTCGAGCGAGCAATTCCTCCAGGTGACTGAGGGTATGCCATTAGGGAGCCACCATGATTATTTGCACACACAAAGGGTCATTCACAACGGAAACTCGTTTGCTGGATTCTGCTGGTTCAATTGTTCAACGTGAAGCTGCCAAATCATGAAAATGTTGCCAATTGTGACGAATTGACCACTGGTCAAAGGGTATCGGCCTCGGAGTTGCAATGCGCGTAGAATCCTGGCAGAGGGCCCCGGGCACTGACGGATCGCACCCTACGGGCCAAAGGGAGTCGCCATGTGATCCACCGCAGCCCTGAAACAACCGTGGGGTGACACCACTGGGACGCTGTTTCAGTTGATTTTTAGCAATTGAGCGACGAGCTGATGAGGTTTTGATAACCTTCACCTGAGGGCCATCGATTTTCCACTTTTCATAATTTTTCATGCATTTGAGCCTGACTCACCTGGGTGCCTTGTCGTCTCGGGTCGACGGGGACCGCACTATACGTTTTTTTTCCCTGGCTTTCCACTCCCTTCGACAATGCGCACTAGGGTAGACTCCTGGTTAATTGACAAAATATCAGCGTAGTGGAGGGGCCCGTGAGCCAGGAAACCCGGGACTGGCGATTGCGTTGAGTCAGGTCTTCAGGTAAGTCTTGTGATTGGTCAATTTGACCGGGAGACTAACGGCCATAGAATATGACATACTCCCTCGTGCACGTCATTTGACGTGGATTTGTATTATTAGTGGAGTCACCTGTTTTGACAGGTGCTGTTCGACAGGTGAGTGAGTTTAATTAGGGCAGAGCAGATGGTAGAACAGATGGTATTGGAGGGAAGAGCAGTGAGCATAAGTTGAACTACAAAGAGGTTTCGGTCGGCCAGATAGACTAATCTTTCATTATTGCAAATTTATTGAAACGAGAGGTTATTGCTTTGCTTAACTCCACAAGAATCCCATGTAGTCTCTTGAAATATGGAACTGTTAGTTTGAGATTCGCTCACAGCAGGGcgcgacaatgtcgtgaTTTCCTCAGCAAGGGTCGAGTAACAACAGTGAGTTCAGACTGTACTAATATTTAACGGGCACATTTGAGTCTATTGAGATCCCACAAGTAGATTAATACTATTGGGTGTAGATGCCCTGTGGCAGGAGTTGCCTGTGATGGTTCTCCTTGGAGGTGGGGACCAtgcgacgacatttttgcagccatcaaGCAAGACTAACCAGTGTTGGTTCTTGCGTTAGCAGTCCCAGGCCCTTTTCACTCTTATAGTTTTAAGACTTTACCATAACTTCCTATGCTTTACAATATCACGCCAATCGTACTCTCGCTTTTTTGCTCACGATGTTTACATGATTCGCAGCAGTTTCCAACATTCTGTAAAATGTACCGAAGACCGCAAAAGTCAAAATTAAATGGAATCCTAAAATCTGCGATAGTACAAGTCGTACCATACAATGCAAACCTCAGCCATGAATAGTTACATAACTGAaaatgagctcaagagaGCTGCCTCGAGCCAAGCACTACTATCTCACCAAACCTCTCGCGCCTTCACATCCTTCACTTTGCCATAGCACACTATACAAACACAAGTCCCATCACAAAACtattcaagaagagaaagaaaattAGCCGCCTAGAGTGTTATTCATCTACGCAAAGCAACCTTTaagatctttctcttggaCCTTTCCACGAGTGTCCATGTACATCACCTCCAACCTGCATCTCTCGATACTCTCCTCGCGAAAAGAGTTACCAGTGGCAATACGAAGCATTAACCTCTATCCACCACCAGATGTTCAGAAACAACTACGACAACGACTCCGTCACCTACTCCCCCACTGGACGTCTCTTCCAGGTGGAGTATGCTTTGGAGGCTATCAAGCAGGGCAGTGCTGCCGTGGGGATTGCCTCGTCCAACCACGTTGTGCTAGTGGccttgaagagaaacgTTGAGGAATTGGGCAGTTAccagaagaaaatcatcaaagTGGACGATCACATGGGCATTGCTTTGGCCGGATTGGCGCCAGATGCTCGTGTGTTGTCGAACTACTTGAGAAAACTTGCAATGAACTCCAAACTTGTGTTCAACAGACCATTGCCCACATCCAAGGCCGTCTTGCTGATCGCCGATAAAGCCCAGGAAAACACTCAACTGTATGGCTCGAGACCGTACGGTGTTGGGTTGCTTGTGGCTGGCTGGGACGAGACCGGCGCTCATCTATACGAATTCCAGCCCTCGGGATCCGTTTTGGAATACTACGGCACCGCAATAGGTGCCCGTTCCCAGGCCGCCAGAACATATTTGGAACGCAATTTGGAGACAATACGCTCATGCGAACATATCGAGGACCTCATTGTACATGGTTTGAATGCCTTGAGAGATACATTGTCCCAAGATATGGAATTGACCATCCGGAATACCTCTGTCAGTGTAGTTGGCAAGGATCAATCTTTCACAGTAtatgatgacgaagacgTACAGCAATGGTTAAGTAAGCTTGATTCCACATCAAACACAAGAAAtaacgacgacgacgatgaaAATGGTGACAACGCAGGTGGTGACGCTGATGAGTCCAACGAAGCAAACCCGACAGATGCTGCTCAAGAAGGTGCGGCTGGAGACAGCACCAATACAAATGCATCTGGTGCTGCTGACGAAGATAGAATGGATACCGATTAAGTGCATCATATTTACAAGTAATATACAAATCATAAAGAACAGTCACTCAATTGTCCCCTTTAGAGCCAGAATTGTCCTTttggagctgctgctgtctTGCAGCAACCTTTTTAACAGCCGCCATGGTCACCGTTTGCAATTGATTGACTTCCTCAGTCATCTGGGCCACATCATGTAAAACGCCTCTTTCTCTAACGTCTTGAACCTTGGTCCTCAAGGACGAGAGGATGGAATTGATATGTTGcttgtcttcctcgtccATGAGATTTCCGAATTGCACTATTACGTTCTCAGCATCAGTGCAAAGGATGTCAACCCGTGTTGCATTTTCCACATGTTGCTTATATTCGGCGTCTTTCTTGGCATTCTGAGCACTTTGTTCCAAGATTTGCTTGATGTCTTCCTCTGACATTCCAGTTTGTCCAACCACCTGAATGCTAACCTCATTTGGCTTTCCATGGTAGGGTGAGTCCTCGGGGTAAGGCGTCTTATCAGCAGCGGAGACATTTATGATACCATCGGCATCGATGTCAAAAGAGACTGCAATCTGTGGAGTGCCTTTCGGTCCAGGTGGGATATTAGAGAGCTTGAAGTTACCAATAAGCTTGTTATCCTTTACCAAGGGTCTTTCGCCCTGGTAAACTTTGATTTCGACACCAGTCTGGCCGTCAACGGCAGTTGAGAAAAACTGTTCCTTTTTCAATGGCACAGCCGAGTTTCTTGGAATAAGAGGACTAAATAACCCTCCGTATGTTTCAATTCCTAATGTCAATGGGGTCACATCGAGAAGAACCACGTTCTTGATTTGTCCTGAGAGAACAGCGCCTTGAATTGCAGCCCCAAGCGCAACCGCCTCATCAGGATTGACGGAAACATTTGGCTTCTTACCGAACAACTCCTCGACGACTTTTCTGATTTTAGGCATTCTAGTCATTCCACCGACCATGATGATTTCGTCAATGTCTTTAGCTGTCAAGTCAGCGTCACGGAGACATCTCTTCACGGGATCTAtggttttgttgatgatagGAAGACTCAACTCATCAAGTTCGTCCTCAGTGAGTTTGAGTTTAATGTGTTTGTCCTTTGTTATAAAGGGAATATTAATCTCTGCCTCTTTCACATGAGACAATTCGATCTTGCATTTTTCAGCAGCTTCACGAATTCTTTGGACAGCCATTCTGTCACCCAGAAGATCAATGCCATGCTCATCTTTGAACTGTTGTATAATCCTATTCAAAAGCAAGAGATCCACATCTTCTCCACCCAAGTGAGTGTTCCCGTTGGTGGCTCTCACTTCGAAAACTTTATCGTCGATGTCGAGTATTGATACGTCGAAAGTACCACCTCCAAAGTCGAAGACGGCTACTACGCCATCGGACTTCTTTTGATCGATGCCGTATGCCAATGCCGCAGCCGTAGGCTCATTAATAACTCTTAGAACTTCGAGACCAGCCAATTGACCGGCACTTTTAGTAGCCAGCCTTTGAGCATCATTAAAGTACGCAGGAACTGTGACGACAGCGTGCTTTACTTCGTCAGACAAGTGAGACTCTGCAATGTGCTTCATCTTTTGTAAGATGATTGATCCGATCTGTGATGGCGAGAATTGACGCCCATCGCTCGTCTCTAGCCAAGCGTCTCCATTTTCATACCTTGCTATTTTATACAGCGTATTCTTTATATCTCTCTGAACCTCGTCATCCTCGAACTTTCGCCCGATGAGTCTTTTCGTTGCGAAAAAGGTGTTACGTGGATTCACCAAAGCTTGTCTTTTAGCTGGAAGTCCAACCAAGGTCTCCTTATCTTTGAATGCCACAATAGATGGTGTCGTTCGtccaccttcttcattctcaagTATTCTAGGCTCATTTCCTTGTACCAAAGCCACTGCTGAATTGGTAGTTCCAAGATCTATGCCGATCACGTTGTGCGCGAGTCGcttttggtgaaggaaTGAGCTAGCTGATTCTTTGAG
This window encodes:
- the PRE5 gene encoding proteasome core particle subunit alpha 6 codes for the protein MFRNNYDNDSVTYSPTGRLFQVEYALEAIKQGSAAVGIASSNHVVLVALKRNVEELGSYQKKIIKVDDHMGIALAGLAPDARVLSNYLRKLAMNSKLVFNRPLPTSKAVLSIADKAQENTQSYGSRPYGVGLLVAGWDETGAHLYEFQPSGSVLEYYGTAIGARSQAARTYLERNLETIRSCEHIEDLIVHGLNALRDTLSQDMELTIRNTSVSVVGKDQSFTVYDDEDVQQWLSKLDSTSNTRNNDDDDENGDNAGGDADESNEANPTDAAQEGAAGDSTNTNASGAADEDRMDTD
- a CDS encoding Hsp70 family ATPase, producing the protein MLFHSTKLNRLLPRRLKESASSFLHQKRLAHNVIGIDLGTTNSAVALVQGNEPRILENEEGGRTTPSIVAFKDKETLVGLPAKRQALVNPRNTFFATKRLIGRKFEDDEVQRDIKNTSYKIARYENGDAWLETSDGRQFSPSQIGSIILQKMKHIAESHLSDEVKHAVVTVPAYFNDAQRSATKSAGQLAGLEVLRVINEPTAAALAYGIDQKKSDGVVAVFDFGGGTFDVSILDIDDKVFEVRATNGNTHLGGEDVDLLLLNRIIQQFKDEHGIDLSGDRMAVQRIREAAEKCKIELSHVKEAEINIPFITKDKHIKLKLTEDELDELSLPIINKTIDPVKRCLRDADLTAKDIDEIIMVGGMTRMPKIRKVVEELFGKKPNVSVNPDEAVALGAAIQGAVLSGQIKNVVLLDVTPLTLGIETYGGLFSPLIPRNSAVPLKKEQFFSTAVDGQTGVEIKVYQGERPLVKDNKLIGNFKLSNIPPGPKGTPQIAVSFDIDADGIINVSAADKTPYPEDSPYHGKPNEVSIQVVGQTGMSEEDIKQILEQSAQNAKKDAEYKQHVENATRVDILCTDAENVIVQFGNLMDEEDKQHINSILSSLRTKVQDVRERGVLHDVAQMTEEVNQLQTVTMAAVKKVAARQQQLQKDNSGSKGDN